In Arsenicicoccus sp. oral taxon 190, the following are encoded in one genomic region:
- a CDS encoding DUF885 domain-containing protein → MTNDATHPQDVAAGPARPTAVDRIAEDFVHESLELSPLTATYVGAPGYDDQIDDFSPEGLRRGSQLRQRTLAALASVTPETDTDQVTVAAMTERLTLAEEMHAAGLDESSLNVIASPLQDIRGAFDLMPTETVEHWATIALRMARVPLALEQYQESLLSARDKGDVSPRRQVEACIQQCHDLVEDGGYFATFLAGALEPSRSLPTELRERLAREVGAARDAYARMADFLRDELLEAAPHEDAVGPELYSLCSRYFLGAEVDLAETYRWGQEELARITAAMEQVADQIRPGATVAEAIAVLDADPAYTLHGTDALREWMQGRADEAFALLDGEHFDIPAPVRQIECCIAPTQTGGIYYTGPSEDFSRPGRMWWSVPKEVTDFSTWRELTTVYHEGVPGHHLQVGQAVYRRDTLNRWRRQFSWTSGHGEGWALYAERLMADFGHMDDPGNRLGWLDGQSLRAARVVIDIGVHCGFEAPEEVGGGEWTYDKAWAFLTAHSTMEEAVLRFELDRYLGWPGQAPSYKIGERLWMQLRDEVRRQQGDAFSLKDFHRRALDLGGVGLDVLRQAVLAAD, encoded by the coding sequence GTGACCAACGACGCCACCCACCCCCAGGACGTGGCGGCCGGGCCAGCCCGACCGACCGCCGTCGACCGGATCGCCGAGGACTTCGTCCACGAGAGCCTCGAGCTGAGCCCCCTCACGGCCACGTACGTCGGCGCCCCCGGCTACGACGACCAGATCGACGACTTCTCGCCCGAGGGCCTGCGTCGCGGCTCCCAGCTGCGGCAGCGCACCCTGGCCGCGCTGGCGTCGGTCACCCCCGAGACCGACACCGACCAGGTCACCGTCGCCGCCATGACCGAGCGGCTCACCCTCGCCGAGGAGATGCACGCCGCCGGCCTGGACGAGTCCTCTCTCAACGTCATCGCCTCGCCGCTGCAGGACATCCGCGGCGCCTTCGACCTCATGCCCACCGAGACGGTCGAGCACTGGGCCACGATCGCGCTGCGCATGGCGCGGGTGCCGCTCGCCCTGGAGCAGTACCAGGAGTCGCTCCTGTCCGCCCGCGACAAGGGCGACGTGTCCCCGCGCCGCCAGGTCGAGGCGTGCATCCAGCAGTGCCACGACCTCGTCGAGGACGGCGGCTACTTCGCCACCTTCCTCGCCGGTGCGCTCGAGCCGAGCCGGTCGCTGCCCACCGAGCTGCGCGAGCGGCTCGCCCGCGAGGTCGGGGCGGCGCGCGACGCCTACGCCCGGATGGCCGACTTCCTGCGCGACGAGCTGCTCGAAGCGGCTCCGCACGAGGACGCCGTCGGCCCCGAGCTCTACTCCCTGTGCTCGCGCTACTTCCTCGGTGCGGAGGTCGACCTCGCCGAGACCTACCGCTGGGGGCAGGAGGAGCTGGCCCGGATCACCGCAGCGATGGAGCAGGTCGCGGACCAGATCCGGCCCGGCGCCACCGTCGCCGAGGCGATCGCGGTGCTGGACGCCGACCCCGCCTACACGCTGCACGGCACCGACGCGCTGCGCGAGTGGATGCAGGGCCGGGCCGACGAGGCGTTCGCGCTGCTCGACGGCGAGCACTTCGACATCCCGGCGCCGGTGCGGCAGATCGAGTGCTGCATCGCGCCGACGCAGACCGGCGGCATCTACTACACCGGCCCCTCGGAGGACTTCTCCCGGCCCGGGCGCATGTGGTGGTCCGTGCCCAAGGAGGTCACCGACTTCTCGACCTGGCGCGAGCTCACGACCGTCTACCACGAGGGCGTGCCGGGCCACCACCTGCAGGTCGGACAGGCCGTCTACCGGCGCGACACCCTCAACCGGTGGCGGCGGCAGTTCTCGTGGACCTCGGGTCATGGCGAGGGCTGGGCGCTGTATGCCGAGCGCCTCATGGCGGACTTCGGCCACATGGACGACCCCGGCAACCGGCTCGGCTGGCTCGACGGCCAGTCGCTGCGCGCCGCCCGCGTTGTCATCGACATCGGCGTGCACTGCGGCTTCGAGGCGCCCGAGGAGGTCGGCGGGGGCGAGTGGACTTACGACAAGGCGTGGGCCTTCCTGACCGCCCACTCCACCATGGAGGAGGCGGTGCTCCGCTTCGAGCTCGACCGCTACCTCGGCTGGCCGGGGCAGGCGCCGTCCTACAAGATCGGCGAGCGCCTCTGGATGCAGCTGCGCGACGAGGTCCGCCGCCAGCAGGGGGACGCGTTCTC